In Euzebya sp., the sequence CGCCACCCTCCGCAGAGGTCGTGGCGCATGACGCTGTTCAGCGATGACGTCGCCGAGGGCGTGCGCCGCGGCGATCCGGACGCGGTCGGCGAGGTCTACGTGCACCTCGCGGACCGGCTGCTCGGCTACCTCGTCGCCCGCGTCCGCGACCGGGCGACGGCCGAGGACCTGCTCGAGGCCACGTTCATCGAGCTGCTCCGGAAGGGGCACACCATCCAGGGCGGTCCGGCGGCCATCAAGGTGTGGCTGTTCCGCTCTGCCTACTTCAACGCGCTCGACCACATCAGGAAGGTCAAGCGGCGCGGCGAGGACATCACCGACGACTTCTCCGGCTTCGACATCGAGGAGCCAGCGGCCGGCCCCGACGAGATCGCGCTGCGGAACGAGCGCCGCCGGGTGGTCCGCGCGGCGATGGCCCACCTCTCGGAGGACCAGCGGGCCGTGCTGCAGATGCGCTACGTCGCGGAGCTGTCCGCCCCCGAGGTCGCCGACATCCTCGGCAAGACCGAGGGCGCGATCCGCAGCCTCCAGCACCGGGGGGAGCGCGCCCTCGCCCGGTTGCTCGAGGGTAACCCGTCCGCCCCCCAGATGACTAGTTCCAGGGATTTGCCGCCGGGCGCACCGCCGGGCGGTCGCGGGACGTCCTAGCCCGAGGGCTGTCCCCGCCACCCAGACCACCCCACGACCACCGCCCAGCCGCCCATGGACCACAGCGATCGAGGAGACCGCACCCCGGCCGTCGCCGAGGTGCTGGAGGATGCCTACGTGGCGCCGGTCGACGTCGAGACGGCGGCCAGGCACCTGTGGGTCATCCACTCCGAGGCCGAGCGCATCGCCCGGGAGGTCGAGGCGGACGAGCGCAGCGGCGAGCTGGTCGGTGCGGGGGCGGGCGCGGGCCACGACCGCGCACGTCGGGCGCTGCCGCGGGCGGCGGCACCGCTGCTGGTGCTCGTCCTGATGCTCTCGAGCTCCGGCGTGGCGCTCGCGGCCAGCCAGGGCTCGCTGCCCGGCGACGTCCTCTACCCCGTGAAGCGGGGCACCGAGCAGGCGCAGCTGATCTTCACCCGCAACCCCGAGGCTCGTGCGCAGCTGCAGCTGGCCTTCGCCCGCAACCGGCTCGAGGAGATCCGCAG encodes:
- a CDS encoding RNA polymerase sigma factor, whose product is MTLFSDDVAEGVRRGDPDAVGEVYVHLADRLLGYLVARVRDRATAEDLLEATFIELLRKGHTIQGGPAAIKVWLFRSAYFNALDHIRKVKRRGEDITDDFSGFDIEEPAAGPDEIALRNERRRVVRAAMAHLSEDQRAVLQMRYVAELSAPEVADILGKTEGAIRSLQHRGERALARLLEGNPSAPQMTSSRDLPPGAPPGGRGTS